Below is a window of Longimicrobium terrae DNA.
CGTTGGCGCACGAAACCAGCAGCCACGAGGTGCGCGTGGGATCAAACCGGGCCAGCACCGCCGACTGCGGCGCCGTCGCGCTGCGCAGGAGCGCGGGGCTCACGGCGCGCACGTCCATCGACCAGCTGTCCTCCGGAAGATCGCCCGCCACCACTTCCGCCAGCCGCGCGATGGACGTTCCGGCATCGCTGGAGCGGAAGGCGGCCAGGCCCATGTCGCGGCGCAGATCACCCGCGGTTCCCGCCTCCACGTAGCGCTCCACGTCCAGGTCGCGGCCCGCCACCAGCACCAGCACCGCGGCCTGGCTCTTCAGCAGCGAGGGCAGCTGCCCCACGTCACCCAGGTCGCCCGGCTGCCCCGGCTGGCGCAGCGGCCACATCCCCGCCGGAAACACGCGCCCCACCTCGTGGCGCCGCGGGTACACCACGTAGGTGCCCATCCCCGGAACCACGGCAAACACGGCCACCTCGGCGCGCTCGCTCAACGCCACTTCCAGCCCCTGGCTGGTGAGGCGCAGTTCCGCCTGCAGAGGCGAATCGGCGGGCTGCGGGGGTTGCTGCTGCATGGCGGGGGCGCAGGCGGCCAGCGTGCCGGCCACAAGCAGCGAAACGGGAATGCGCATGGATCCTCCGGGATGTTCTGAGGTTGCAGACGGGCTGAAGCGGGTACGGGGCAACGTCTGCGCCGCCCGGGAGGCATTCTGTATCAGAATGATGCAGAACGTCTTACGCCGGATCGTAATGGAACCCGCGCGGCTCGCTGTCGCCCGCAGAGGACAGCCGTGGTCTCTCTACCGAGACACCATCCGCAGCCCGGCCAACGCCAGCAGCGCCCATCCCGCCAGAAAGCAGACGCCGCCCAGCGGAGTGATGGCGCCCAGCCAGCGGATTCCGCTCAGCGCCAGCACGTACAGGCTGCCCGAGAAAAGGACGATCCCCGCGGTGAACAGCCATCCCGCGGCGTTCCACGATCCGCCGGACGCGCGCGGCATCGCCATGGCCACGGCCAGCAGCGCCAGCGCGTGGTACATCTGGTAGCGCGCCGCGGTCTCCCACACGGCGAGCATCTCGGGGCTCAGCCGGGCCCGCAGCGCGTGCGCGCCGAACGCCCCCGTGCCCACCGCCATCAGCGCCATCGCGCATCCCAGAATCCAGAACGTTCGGTTCATTACACCTGCCCGGGAACGGAAGTCATCCTCCTCCTCATTCCGTACAAGATGCCCCGCATCCGCCCGCCGCGCCATCAGGCAACGCCCGTCATCCACACAGGACGGCGTACGGAATCCGCTGAAGCAGCCATCCATCCACCGTCATCGTCCCGGAATGCCCGCGGCGGACGGGAGAAAATGCGCAAGTCATTGCTGCATAGATACATAGGATACACGGGAACACCTCTTGCACTGGGTGCTCCCGGATTCCGTCACACTCCCATCCTGGACAGGGCACATGAGCGACAGCCGACCGCGCGGCAGCCTTTGGCGCGATCATCCGGCCTTCTTCTGGGGGACACTTCTGCTGGTACTGCTGCTGCTGGGCGGCGCGGGGGTCATTGCGTCGCGGGTGCCGCGCTACCAGTCGGAGACGGAGTACTTCAACCGGCAGCTTTCCACCGCGCAGAAGGCCACGCGCGACTCGCTGCTGGCCAACCAGCAGCGCCGCACCGCGCTGGCGGTGGCCGTGCTGCGCCGCGACATGCGCATCCGCTCGCTGGAGCAGAAGAACCGGCACCTGGCC
It encodes the following:
- a CDS encoding DUF423 domain-containing protein, whose protein sequence is MNRTFWILGCAMALMAVGTGAFGAHALRARLSPEMLAVWETAARYQMYHALALLAVAMAMPRASGGSWNAAGWLFTAGIVLFSGSLYVLALSGIRWLGAITPLGGVCFLAGWALLALAGLRMVSR